TTTTGCTTAAAAACAGCGGTGTTTGGTGTTTGCTGTTTACACCGAAGTTAAAAAAAGCTTACAGCGCAAAAAGCTTTGAAGACAAAAATCTTGACAGGCAAAGAGTAGTTAACCACGGTCTGCAGCTCCTGGATGTTCAGTTGAATGCCGCCGTCGCCGGTAAGACAGATGGTTCTCCTTCCCCCGCTCCCAATGCATGCCCCAATGCTGGAGGGTAAAGAATGCCCCATCGCGCCGATGCCGACATGGGAAATGACCCGTTGCCCCTCTTTAACCTTAAAAGCCTGGGCTGCACACTCGAAATGAGAGCCGGCATTCCCGGGAATGACGATATCGGTAGGGGCCAGTTCATCAGAAAGAGTATCTATAAAGACGTAGAGATCAACGTACCCTTTTCTTTGCCGGTACTCTTCCAAGACAATGGGATATTCTTCTTTCCAGCTCTTGCAAAGATTCAGCCATTTTGGAATCTGCTCATTGGAGAAACCATCCAAATGCTTCATCAACTCTCTGATGAAATCCCCCGCGTCGCAGTTCACCGGGACATCTGGCTTTGCGTTAGGTTTCTTCAGTTCTCCAGGGTCAATGTCAACTATGATCTTTATTGCTTCACGGGCAAAAGCCTGATAATTGAATCCGGTCAGGCTTAAATCCAGGCCGCAACCGATGCTCAGGAGAAGATCCGCGTTCTGGATCACGAAATTTGCCGCACGCTGCCCCCAGTAATTCGGTCTTCCGATGTACAGGGGATGGCGGTGATCTATCAGGTCCATCCCGTTGACAGAGGTCAACACCGGGATTCCCAGCCGTACGGCTAATTTGCGGAAATCGGCGACTGCATGAGCAAGGCGAATGCCGTTTCCCGCAAGCAGCACCGGTCTGGCCGCCTTGCTCAGCAGCTGAATGCACTCTCGCGCCTGCTTCTCAAGCAATTGGTAATCCGGCGGGGCGGCCGGCTCACCCGGATCAAAGGAGACTAAATCTTTCTCTTCCACCACCGCAGACTGGACATCAAGGGGAACATCCAGCCATACCGGTCCGGGTCTGCCCGTCTTGGCCAGATAAACGGCCTTTTCCAGGTGGTATCTGGTCATGTAAGGATCGCCTATCAAAACTGCATATTTAGTAAGAGACTCGACGATCTCAACGGGATCGAGACCCTGGATGCACGTCTGTCTGACATGTTTCCGCCAGGCCAGGGTCTCCGTTCTAAATTGCCCTGAAATGAACATACAGGGAATAGAGTCGAGCCAGGCGCTGGCAACTCCGGTAACGGCATTGGTGCCTCCCGGCCCGGAGGTTACCACCGCAGCTCCAAAATTACCGGTTACCCGGGAATAGGCGACACACATCATGGCAGCAGCCTGCTCGTGCAAGGCGCAGATGTGCGTGGTTTTTTCGCATCTCCCGATGGAGTCAATTAAATGCATTGCTTGCCCGCCGGGTAGCATAAATATGTGTTTCACGCCCAGATCTGCTATAAAAGAAATGATATAGTCCGAAATCTTAACCACCGCAGAATTCCCCTCTAGAGCAGTTCTGTAAAATTTTTAATCCAGAAGAAACTGCCCTCAAAATCTTCTTTCCCGCAACTCGTTAAGACGCAAACGACTTCCATCCCGGCCAGCTTTGCTGCCGTATACCCGGGAGGGCTGTCTTCGAAGGCAATGCAGCGGCCAGGAGCAAGGCCCAAGGATTTGGCCGTTTTTAAGTAAATTTCCGGTTCCGGCTTCGGTCTTTTTATATCTT
The Bacillota bacterium DNA segment above includes these coding regions:
- a CDS encoding thiamine pyrophosphate-binding protein yields the protein MVKISDYIISFIADLGVKHIFMLPGGQAMHLIDSIGRCEKTTHICALHEQAAAMMCVAYSRVTGNFGAAVVTSGPGGTNAVTGVASAWLDSIPCMFISGQFRTETLAWRKHVRQTCIQGLDPVEIVESLTKYAVLIGDPYMTRYHLEKAVYLAKTGRPGPVWLDVPLDVQSAVVEEKDLVSFDPGEPAAPPDYQLLEKQARECIQLLSKAARPVLLAGNGIRLAHAVADFRKLAVRLGIPVLTSVNGMDLIDHRHPLYIGRPNYWGQRAANFVIQNADLLLSIGCGLDLSLTGFNYQAFAREAIKIIVDIDPGELKKPNAKPDVPVNCDAGDFIRELMKHLDGFSNEQIPKWLNLCKSWKEEYPIVLEEYRQRKGYVDLYVFIDTLSDELAPTDIVIPGNAGSHFECAAQAFKVKEGQRVISHVGIGAMGHSLPSSIGACIGSGGRRTICLTGDGGIQLNIQELQTVVNYSLPVKIFVFKAFCAVSFF